A genomic window from Candidatus Methanoperedens sp. includes:
- a CDS encoding YHS domain-containing protein, producing the protein MAICKCPICGCGVEINETNSQLKSEYMGLAYFFYTPACKRIFDASPVSHAAVC; encoded by the coding sequence ATGGCAATATGCAAGTGCCCTATTTGTGGCTGCGGCGTGGAGATCAACGAGACAAACTCACAGCTAAAAAGTGAGTACATGGGATTGGCCTACTTCTTCTACACGCCAGCGTGTAAGCGTATTTTCGACGCGAGTCCGGTGAGTCACGCAGCGGTTTGCTAG